One Streptomyces sp. BA2 DNA window includes the following coding sequences:
- a CDS encoding SulP family inorganic anion transporter, translating into MPSTHSYLRATFGELRRPGILRQDALASLVVFLVALPLCIGVAVASGVPAELGLVTGIVGGLVVGFLPGSTLQVSGPAAGLTVLVFEAVQTFGLGMLGAIVLLTGVLQIVLGLLRCGRWFRAISVSVVQGMLAGIGLVLIFGQLYTMAGMQQPRSGLDKVLNAPGLLVHVLRDGGALTSAAVGLGTVAVLVLWPRLPARARLVPAPLAAVALATGTVAAFRLDVVNVTVRGLLDTIQVPGLDDVAALGGLTVIGTVVALTLIASAESLFSAAAVDRMHSGPRTHYDKELVAQGVGNSVCGMLGALPMTAVIVRSSANVQAGARTALSRILHGAWLLLFAALLPVALGFIPLAALAGVLVHAGCKLIPVKEIRQLVRLDRGEAVILGATAVAIVVANLFEGVLLGLVMAMAKLAWDTSRIQVDVRELTGGRLAVALTGCATFLRLPRILETLEALPKDRPIELDLTGLHHLDHACRSTLGSWAARHNDAGIEPVRLTSGPGGSVSAAASARDAAAQASARLPGAVGVAQGPSTRPARSARAGDAGGGSGHVDPAERSDGGRD; encoded by the coding sequence ATGCCTTCGACTCACTCCTACCTGCGCGCCACCTTCGGCGAGTTACGCAGACCGGGCATCCTGCGCCAGGATGCGCTCGCCTCGCTCGTCGTCTTCCTCGTGGCCCTGCCCCTGTGCATCGGGGTGGCCGTGGCGTCCGGCGTCCCGGCCGAACTCGGTCTGGTCACCGGCATCGTCGGCGGGCTGGTCGTGGGCTTCTTGCCCGGCAGCACCCTGCAGGTCAGTGGCCCTGCGGCCGGACTGACCGTGCTCGTCTTCGAGGCGGTGCAGACATTCGGCCTCGGGATGCTCGGCGCGATCGTGCTGCTCACGGGCGTGCTCCAGATCGTGCTCGGTCTGTTGCGCTGCGGACGCTGGTTCCGCGCGATCTCCGTCTCCGTCGTCCAGGGCATGCTGGCCGGCATCGGGCTCGTTCTGATCTTCGGCCAGCTGTACACCATGGCCGGGATGCAGCAGCCACGCTCCGGCCTCGACAAGGTCCTCAACGCGCCCGGCCTACTCGTCCACGTGTTGCGGGACGGCGGTGCGCTGACCTCCGCCGCCGTGGGCCTGGGCACCGTCGCCGTGCTCGTTCTGTGGCCCAGGCTGCCCGCGCGGGCGCGGCTGGTGCCCGCGCCGCTGGCCGCCGTCGCGCTCGCCACCGGCACGGTCGCCGCGTTCCGGCTGGACGTGGTGAACGTGACGGTACGCGGGCTGTTGGACACCATTCAGGTTCCGGGCCTGGATGATGTGGCCGCGCTGGGCGGGCTGACCGTCATCGGGACCGTCGTCGCCCTCACGCTCATCGCCTCCGCCGAGTCCCTCTTCAGCGCGGCGGCCGTGGACCGGATGCACAGCGGCCCCCGGACCCACTACGACAAGGAGTTGGTGGCCCAGGGGGTCGGCAACAGCGTGTGCGGGATGCTCGGCGCACTGCCCATGACGGCCGTGATCGTACGCAGCTCCGCCAACGTACAGGCGGGCGCGCGCACGGCGCTCTCACGCATCCTGCACGGCGCCTGGCTGCTGCTGTTCGCGGCGCTGCTGCCCGTGGCGCTCGGCTTCATCCCCCTCGCGGCCCTGGCGGGCGTCCTCGTGCACGCGGGCTGCAAGCTCATTCCGGTCAAAGAGATCCGCCAGCTCGTGCGCCTGGACCGAGGCGAAGCGGTGATCCTGGGTGCCACCGCCGTCGCGATCGTGGTGGCCAACCTCTTCGAAGGTGTCCTGCTGGGCCTGGTGATGGCGATGGCCAAGTTGGCCTGGGACACCTCGCGCATCCAGGTCGACGTACGCGAACTGACCGGCGGCCGACTGGCGGTGGCCCTGACGGGGTGCGCCACCTTCCTGCGGCTGCCGCGCATCCTGGAGACGCTGGAGGCTCTGCCGAAGGACCGTCCGATCGAGCTGGACCTCACCGGCCTGCACCACCTCGACCACGCCTGCCGGTCCACGCTGGGGAGTTGGGCGGCCCGGCACAACGACGCCGGGATCGAGCCCGTCCGCCTGACCTCCGGTCCGGGCGGGAGCGTGAGTGCCGCGGCTTCGGCCCGGGACGCCGCCGCGCAGGCCAGCGCGCGGCTGCCCGGCGCCGTGGGTGTTGCCCAAGGGCCGTCCACCCGGCCGGCGCGGTCGGCGCGGGCGGGCGACGCGGGCGGGGGGTCAGGCCACGTCGATCCGGCAGAACGATCCGACGGGGGACGTGACTGA
- a CDS encoding SDR family oxidoreductase, with translation MTMLIIGASGFLGKELVRQATASGHAVAATFVRNPGRLSGAKWLPLDLRNREEIVSVLDEVDPGVVINAAYRKADWATTAEGAIRVAMAAADRGARLVHVSSDVVFSGAQIYYGEAATPDPISPYGAAKAAAETAIRLLAPAAVIARTSLIIGDGNSEHETLVHELSEGRRDGALFTDDVRCPVHVADLAAAILELASSDHAGIRHVAGPDAVSRHELGLLIAHRDGLDPATLPAGRRADTGVPGPLDVRLDSSETQHSLRTRVRGAREFLSGDRRH, from the coding sequence ATGACCATGCTCATCATTGGCGCCAGCGGATTCCTCGGCAAAGAACTGGTACGCCAGGCGACAGCTTCCGGGCACGCCGTTGCCGCGACCTTCGTGAGGAACCCCGGTCGCCTCTCCGGGGCCAAGTGGCTGCCGCTTGACCTCCGTAACCGCGAAGAGATCGTCTCGGTGCTCGACGAAGTGGATCCAGGAGTTGTGATCAACGCGGCTTACCGGAAGGCCGACTGGGCGACAACCGCTGAGGGCGCCATCCGAGTAGCGATGGCCGCGGCCGACCGGGGAGCACGGCTGGTTCACGTATCCAGCGACGTGGTCTTCTCCGGGGCCCAGATCTACTACGGCGAAGCCGCTACACCGGATCCGATCAGTCCATATGGCGCCGCAAAGGCGGCTGCCGAGACCGCGATCCGCCTGCTGGCCCCCGCAGCCGTCATCGCCCGCACGTCGCTGATCATCGGCGATGGGAATTCCGAGCACGAGACGTTGGTGCATGAGTTGTCCGAAGGGCGCCGTGACGGGGCCCTGTTCACCGACGATGTCCGTTGCCCTGTGCATGTGGCGGACCTCGCCGCGGCGATCTTGGAACTCGCGTCCTCCGATCACGCCGGAATCCGTCACGTCGCAGGTCCAGACGCGGTCAGTCGTCACGAACTCGGCCTCCTGATCGCTCACCGTGATGGCCTAGACCCGGCCACTCTGCCTGCGGGGCGACGGGCAGACACAGGCGTCCCTGGGCCACTGGACGTGCGTCTGGACAGCAGCGAAACCCAGCACAGTCTCCGCACCAGGGTGCGCGGGGCTCGCGAATTCCTGTCAGGTGATCGTCGCCACTGA
- a CDS encoding MFS transporter, with the protein MTSAARTPQFTGPQVQRRILTVLVASQALGGAGMAAGITVGALLAQDLLGSTGLAGLPVALFTAGGALGALLIGRISERWGRRPGLALGHTAAALGSISVIAAAWSRTVPLLLFALFVYGAGTVTGLLARYAGTDLAPPEKRGRATGTVLLATTLGAVAGPALVGPTGTLADSLGLPRLTGPFLLAAVAYTAAALVVALGLRPDPLLLARRQHQDAAGPQAGEPRVRRIAMGVVTGAAVMISGQLVMIAIMTMTPVHLVHHGHSTQMAGVVIGLHVGAMFLPSPLTGLAVDRVGSLPVAVSSGGVLLAAGLLAALAPPAGAAGTALLGAALVLLGIGWNMALVSGTAMVTEAAPAEARASTQGLVDVGMSLAGATGGMVSGLVVAGGGYRLLAVCGGVLALAVIPLAARAARPGHTVPRPTAS; encoded by the coding sequence GTGACCTCGGCGGCCCGCACCCCGCAGTTCACCGGGCCCCAGGTGCAACGCCGCATCCTGACCGTGCTCGTCGCCTCGCAGGCCCTGGGCGGCGCCGGAATGGCGGCGGGCATCACCGTCGGCGCGCTGCTCGCACAGGACCTCCTCGGCTCCACCGGCCTCGCCGGACTGCCCGTGGCCCTGTTCACCGCGGGAGGAGCTCTCGGCGCGCTGCTCATCGGCCGGATCTCCGAGCGGTGGGGACGCCGCCCCGGGCTCGCCCTCGGGCACACGGCCGCCGCCCTGGGCAGCATCAGCGTGATCGCCGCCGCCTGGTCCCGCACCGTACCCCTGCTCCTGTTCGCCCTCTTCGTGTACGGCGCCGGCACGGTCACCGGCCTGCTCGCCCGGTACGCCGGAACCGACCTCGCGCCGCCCGAGAAGCGCGGTCGCGCCACCGGCACCGTGCTCCTGGCCACCACGCTCGGCGCGGTGGCCGGGCCCGCCCTGGTCGGCCCCACCGGAACCCTGGCCGATTCCCTCGGACTGCCCCGCCTCACCGGCCCCTTCCTGCTGGCCGCCGTCGCCTACACGGCCGCCGCCCTCGTCGTCGCCCTCGGGCTGCGCCCCGACCCGCTGCTGCTCGCCCGCAGGCAACACCAGGACGCCGCCGGGCCACAGGCGGGCGAGCCGCGCGTCCGCCGCATCGCAATGGGGGTCGTCACCGGAGCGGCCGTGATGATCAGCGGGCAGCTCGTGATGATCGCCATCATGACGATGACCCCGGTGCACCTGGTCCACCACGGACACAGCACACAGATGGCCGGGGTCGTGATCGGCCTGCACGTGGGCGCCATGTTCCTGCCCTCTCCCCTGACCGGTCTTGCGGTGGACCGGGTCGGAAGCCTGCCGGTGGCCGTGTCCTCGGGAGGCGTATTGCTCGCCGCCGGTCTCCTGGCCGCCCTCGCACCGCCCGCCGGAGCGGCAGGAACCGCCCTGCTCGGCGCCGCGCTTGTGCTGCTCGGCATCGGCTGGAACATGGCACTCGTCAGCGGCACCGCGATGGTCACGGAGGCGGCGCCCGCCGAGGCACGTGCATCCACGCAAGGTCTTGTCGACGTGGGGATGTCCCTCGCCGGAGCCACGGGCGGCATGGTGTCCGGCCTTGTCGTGGCGGGCGGCGGCTACCGCCTGTTGGCCGTCTGCGGCGGAGTGCTCGCGCTCGCCGTGATCCCCCTCGCGGCCCGCGCCGCCCGCCCCGGGCACACCGTCCCACGCCCGACTGCGAGTTGA
- a CDS encoding ammonium transporter, translating to MSSAFDTGNTAWLMVSTAMVLLMTPGLAFFYGGMVKTSHVLVMLKMSFACLALVTVLWMAVGYSLAFGPDAGAGLIGNLDHAFMRGVSLTSLHGSIPTTIFACFQMSFAIITVALISGSIAGRATMRGWLVFVVVWALFVYIPLAHWVFAPDGWIAEHLGALDFAGGLPVEINSGAAGLACAMVLRKRKDFERQPITPHNLPLVVIGLALLWFGWFGFNAGSALQDEGAAPMAFLNTQLAACAAMISWPIVERLQHGKVEMLGVASASVAGMVAITPSCGEVSPVGAVVIGFVAGLVCALAINFKYKIHVDDTLDVVGVHGFGGIVGVLGIGFFATAAMSGKKGLFYGGGPDQLWRQAVAVVATIAFSFCVTWLIATVINKTIGFRTAEEYEAVPGKEEEIAYDQATIEEIRSRLTPAGPSATATDTPHAAELLSEVTTLLQRREREK from the coding sequence ATGTCGTCCGCGTTCGATACGGGCAACACGGCCTGGCTGATGGTCAGCACGGCCATGGTCCTGCTGATGACCCCCGGCCTCGCCTTCTTCTACGGCGGCATGGTCAAGACCAGTCACGTCCTGGTCATGCTCAAGATGAGCTTCGCCTGTCTGGCACTGGTCACCGTGCTGTGGATGGCCGTCGGCTACTCCCTGGCCTTCGGGCCCGACGCGGGCGCGGGCCTCATCGGCAACCTCGACCACGCCTTCATGCGCGGGGTGAGTCTGACCTCGTTGCACGGGTCGATCCCCACCACGATCTTCGCCTGCTTCCAGATGTCGTTCGCGATCATCACGGTCGCGCTGATCAGCGGCTCGATCGCGGGCCGCGCCACCATGCGCGGCTGGCTGGTCTTCGTCGTCGTATGGGCACTGTTCGTCTACATCCCGCTCGCCCACTGGGTGTTCGCGCCCGACGGCTGGATCGCCGAGCATCTTGGGGCGCTCGACTTCGCCGGCGGACTGCCCGTCGAGATCAACTCCGGTGCGGCCGGGCTCGCCTGCGCCATGGTGCTGCGCAAGCGCAAGGACTTCGAACGACAGCCGATCACCCCGCACAACCTGCCGCTCGTCGTCATCGGGCTCGCGCTGCTCTGGTTCGGGTGGTTCGGATTCAACGCCGGGTCGGCGCTGCAGGACGAAGGCGCGGCTCCGATGGCGTTCCTCAACACTCAACTCGCCGCCTGCGCCGCGATGATCAGCTGGCCGATCGTCGAGCGCCTCCAGCACGGCAAGGTCGAGATGCTCGGCGTCGCCTCGGCGTCGGTGGCCGGCATGGTTGCCATCACCCCGTCCTGCGGTGAGGTCTCACCGGTCGGGGCCGTGGTCATCGGCTTCGTCGCGGGCCTCGTCTGCGCCCTCGCGATCAACTTCAAGTACAAGATCCACGTCGATGACACCCTCGACGTGGTTGGAGTGCACGGCTTCGGCGGCATCGTCGGCGTCCTTGGCATCGGCTTCTTCGCCACAGCTGCCATGAGCGGCAAGAAGGGCCTCTTCTACGGCGGCGGCCCCGACCAGCTCTGGCGCCAAGCCGTCGCCGTCGTCGCCACCATCGCCTTCTCTTTCTGCGTGACCTGGCTGATCGCCACGGTGATCAACAAAACCATCGGCTTCCGGACGGCGGAGGAGTACGAGGCCGTGCCCGGCAAGGAAGAGGAGATCGCCTACGACCAGGCCACCATCGAGGAGATCCGCTCCCGGCTCACCCCGGCCGGTCCTTCGGCCACCGCGACCGACACCCCGCATGCCGCGGAACTGCTCTCGGAAGTCACCACCCTGCTGCAACGACGGGAGCGGGAGAAATGA
- a CDS encoding ammonium transporter: MSGTHVVSHEAAPAVFDSGNTAWTMTSAAMVLLMAPGIAFFYGGMVKTGQVVAMLKMCFVCVTVVTIIWFTVGHSLAFGDDVNGLGMIGDLDHTFMRGIGVTTATGSVPTVIFSVFHMSFAIVTVALVSGSVAGRASMKGWITFVIAWILLVYIPMAHWVFSPDGWVTNQVQAVDFSGGTVVELSSGAAGLGLAVAAGRRKDFERETIRPHNVPLAVIGVSLMWFGWFGFNTASSLTVPGGAANGFLNSQLAAGAAMLGWAITVWWRNRSVSLLDMCMGAVTGLVAMTPAAGDVSAVWATVIGFLAGLTCAFAISWKYRLGVDDTLDVVGIHGWGGLFGMVMVGLAGTGVLSGQKGLFYGGSWTLLGRQLVAVVVLGLFSFVMTALIGKVIDLTIGLRQEGGAVEEERVYASGVAAQLSAVAASGRDGLGDPERDDEASAVLDQLRELLAQGAGAASRDASAADETSRKGQAQRT; the protein is encoded by the coding sequence ATGAGCGGCACCCACGTCGTGAGCCACGAAGCCGCGCCAGCCGTCTTCGACTCCGGCAACACCGCCTGGACGATGACGAGCGCCGCCATGGTGCTCCTGATGGCCCCCGGCATCGCCTTCTTCTACGGCGGCATGGTCAAGACCGGCCAGGTGGTCGCCATGCTCAAGATGTGCTTCGTCTGCGTCACCGTCGTCACCATCATCTGGTTCACCGTCGGCCACTCCCTCGCCTTCGGCGATGACGTCAATGGCCTCGGCATGATCGGCGACCTGGACCACACCTTTATGCGGGGCATCGGGGTGACGACAGCCACCGGCTCGGTGCCGACAGTAATCTTCTCCGTCTTCCACATGTCCTTCGCCATCGTCACCGTCGCGCTGGTCAGCGGATCGGTGGCGGGCCGGGCCAGCATGAAGGGCTGGATCACCTTCGTCATCGCCTGGATCCTGCTCGTCTACATCCCCATGGCGCACTGGGTGTTCTCACCCGACGGCTGGGTCACCAATCAGGTCCAGGCGGTCGACTTCTCCGGTGGCACCGTCGTCGAACTGAGCTCCGGCGCGGCCGGCCTCGGCCTTGCGGTCGCCGCGGGCCGGCGCAAGGACTTCGAACGGGAGACGATCAGGCCGCACAACGTGCCGCTCGCCGTCATCGGCGTCTCGCTGATGTGGTTCGGCTGGTTCGGCTTCAACACCGCCTCCTCACTGACCGTCCCGGGCGGTGCGGCGAACGGCTTCCTCAACTCCCAGCTCGCCGCCGGAGCCGCGATGCTCGGCTGGGCCATCACGGTCTGGTGGCGCAACCGTTCGGTCAGCCTGCTCGACATGTGCATGGGCGCGGTCACCGGTCTGGTCGCGATGACCCCGGCGGCCGGTGACGTCTCCGCCGTCTGGGCCACGGTCATCGGCTTCTTGGCCGGGCTCACCTGCGCCTTCGCGATCAGCTGGAAATACCGGCTCGGCGTTGACGACACCCTGGACGTGGTCGGCATCCACGGCTGGGGCGGCCTGTTCGGCATGGTGATGGTCGGGCTGGCCGGCACCGGCGTGCTGAGCGGCCAGAAGGGCCTCTTCTACGGCGGCTCCTGGACCCTGCTCGGCCGTCAGCTGGTGGCCGTGGTGGTCCTGGGGCTCTTCTCCTTCGTCATGACTGCCCTCATCGGCAAGGTCATCGACCTGACGATCGGACTGAGGCAGGAGGGCGGAGCGGTCGAGGAGGAGCGGGTCTACGCGTCCGGTGTGGCGGCCCAGCTCTCCGCGGTCGCGGCGTCCGGGCGTGACGGTCTCGGTGATCCGGAGCGGGACGACGAGGCGAGCGCGGTGCTCGACCAGCTCCGAGAGCTGCTTGCGCAGGGGGCTGGCGCTGCCTCTCGTGACGCATCTGCCGCAGACGAGACCTCGCGCAAGGGCCAAGCGCAGCGGACGTGA
- a CDS encoding urease accessory protein UreD — translation MSAVSAKPQSGAGPKAGARTAPRLSPEHYEPARVPPEVLRHAGRPDTLGVGRPGKIGLLELGFEKVAGRTELVTHYQKSPLQIMRPLYFDPHRPDLAITFLMATGGGIIQADRLRMDVHCGPDTAVHLTTQAATKVYRMEHDYAVQQVNLTAGPGAYVEYLPEMTIPYKDSRFYQRTVVTVEPTATVLASETLMAGRLARGERHAYDIFASDLEIRRSDGQLVALDAVRLDPTTSGVTGPAVLAGHDLMAGFFTVSPLAPATEIADALHAALADSQLLYGVSVLPQDSGAWLRVLGNDPIAITAATARAWDAVRRLLTDTPAPKLRKA, via the coding sequence GTGAGCGCCGTGAGCGCCAAGCCGCAGTCCGGTGCAGGGCCAAAAGCCGGGGCCCGCACGGCCCCGCGGCTCTCCCCGGAGCACTACGAGCCCGCCCGTGTCCCTCCCGAAGTGCTGCGCCACGCCGGCCGCCCCGACACCCTCGGGGTTGGACGACCCGGCAAGATCGGCCTGCTCGAGCTGGGCTTCGAGAAGGTCGCCGGCCGCACCGAACTGGTCACCCACTACCAGAAGTCACCGCTGCAGATCATGCGGCCGCTGTACTTCGACCCGCACCGGCCCGACCTGGCCATCACGTTCCTGATGGCGACCGGCGGCGGCATCATCCAGGCCGACCGGCTGCGCATGGACGTGCACTGTGGCCCGGACACCGCGGTCCACCTCACCACTCAGGCGGCCACCAAGGTCTACCGGATGGAGCACGACTACGCCGTCCAGCAGGTCAACCTCACGGCGGGCCCCGGCGCGTACGTCGAGTACCTGCCCGAGATGACCATCCCGTACAAAGACTCACGCTTCTACCAGCGCACCGTTGTGACTGTCGAACCCACGGCGACCGTGCTCGCCTCGGAGACCCTGATGGCCGGACGCCTCGCCCGCGGCGAGCGCCACGCCTACGACATCTTCGCCAGCGACCTCGAAATCCGGCGCTCCGACGGCCAGTTGGTGGCACTGGACGCTGTACGCCTCGATCCCACGACGTCCGGTGTCACCGGCCCCGCGGTGCTCGCCGGCCACGACCTGATGGCCGGCTTCTTCACCGTCAGCCCGCTCGCCCCGGCCACCGAGATCGCCGACGCCCTGCACGCTGCGCTCGCTGACAGCCAACTGCTCTACGGCGTGAGCGTGCTGCCACAGGACAGCGGGGCCTGGCTGCGCGTCCTGGGCAACGACCCGATCGCCATCACCGCGGCGACCGCGCGTGCCTGGGACGCCGTACGACGGCTGCTGACCGACACCCCCGCACCCAAGCTGCGCAAGGCCTGA
- a CDS encoding flavin-containing monooxygenase produces MPSIPPSPSPSPAPATGPQLDAVVVGAGFSGLYQLYRLRELGLSVRVFEACDDIGGTWHRNRYPGARCDIESTSYSYSFSPELDQEWQWSERYATQPELLRYLHHVADRFGLRADITLRTRVTRTVYDEDDHLWQVTTDTGEMLTARFVILATGCMSAVKEPDIPGAAAFEGQALHTADWPREGVDLTGRRVAVIGTGCSGVQAIPLLAEQAATVTVFQRTPVYALPAHNRPLSAEENAELKAHYPQFRIAQRQSRGGTVFEPPTRSALEADDAERTATYAAAWESGLLSGLLRTYNDILLDPAANETVAEFVRSKIRTIVTDPATAETLSPRGLPYGTKRPCLDSGYYATYNKPHVTLVDLTKTPIVEITRSGIRTSERNHAVDVIVFATGFDAMTGSQIAIDIVGKNGTTLQEKWADGPRNHLGLLSSGFPNLFTVIGPLSPSVLSNAVVAIEQHVEWITDCIAHLREGGLTEIDATAAAEERWCAHVADLAGLTLYPAVASWYTGANVPGKPRVFLAYAGGLDRYRAQCDAAALDGYRGFTLTSLADVGWGRPRTGLLRNSGGASGGPPYPLRDF; encoded by the coding sequence ATGCCCAGCATCCCCCCGTCGCCGTCCCCGTCCCCGGCCCCGGCCACCGGTCCGCAGCTCGACGCCGTCGTGGTCGGGGCGGGCTTCTCCGGCCTGTACCAGCTGTACCGCCTGCGCGAACTGGGCCTGTCGGTCCGCGTCTTCGAGGCGTGCGACGACATCGGCGGGACGTGGCACCGCAACCGCTATCCCGGCGCGCGCTGCGACATCGAGAGCACGTCGTACTCCTACTCCTTCTCGCCTGAATTGGACCAGGAGTGGCAGTGGAGTGAGCGGTACGCGACGCAGCCGGAGCTGCTGCGCTACCTCCACCACGTCGCAGACCGCTTCGGGCTGCGCGCGGACATCACGCTGCGCACCCGCGTGACCCGCACGGTGTACGACGAGGACGACCACCTCTGGCAGGTCACCACCGATACCGGGGAGATGCTCACCGCCCGGTTCGTCATCCTGGCCACCGGCTGCATGTCGGCCGTCAAGGAGCCTGACATCCCCGGCGCCGCCGCCTTCGAGGGCCAGGCCCTGCACACCGCCGACTGGCCTCGCGAGGGCGTCGACCTCACCGGCAGGCGGGTCGCGGTGATCGGCACCGGCTGCTCCGGCGTGCAGGCCATTCCGCTCCTCGCCGAGCAGGCCGCCACCGTCACCGTCTTCCAGCGCACCCCGGTGTACGCGCTTCCCGCCCACAACCGTCCGCTGTCCGCCGAGGAGAACGCCGAACTGAAGGCACACTACCCCCAGTTCCGAATCGCCCAGCGGCAGTCCAGGGGCGGCACCGTCTTCGAACCGCCCACCCGGTCCGCCCTGGAGGCCGACGACGCCGAGCGCACCGCCACCTACGCGGCGGCCTGGGAGTCCGGCCTGCTCAGCGGCCTGCTGCGAACGTACAACGACATCCTCCTCGACCCGGCCGCCAACGAGACCGTCGCCGAGTTCGTCCGCTCCAAGATCCGCACCATCGTCACCGACCCCGCGACGGCCGAGACCCTGTCACCGCGCGGCCTGCCCTACGGCACCAAACGTCCCTGCCTGGACAGCGGCTACTACGCCACGTACAACAAACCGCACGTCACCCTCGTGGACCTCACCAAGACCCCGATCGTGGAAATCACGCGAAGCGGCATCAGAACCTCGGAGCGGAACCACGCCGTCGACGTGATCGTCTTCGCCACCGGTTTCGACGCCATGACCGGATCGCAGATCGCCATCGACATCGTCGGCAAGAACGGCACAACACTCCAAGAGAAGTGGGCCGATGGCCCTCGCAACCATCTGGGCCTCCTGTCGTCCGGCTTCCCCAACCTCTTCACCGTGATCGGCCCGCTGAGTCCGTCCGTGCTCAGCAACGCGGTGGTGGCCATCGAGCAGCACGTGGAGTGGATCACCGACTGCATCGCGCACCTGCGAGAGGGCGGCCTGACCGAGATCGACGCCACCGCGGCCGCCGAGGAGCGGTGGTGCGCCCACGTCGCCGACCTGGCCGGTCTGACGCTCTACCCGGCCGTCGCCTCCTGGTACACAGGGGCGAACGTGCCGGGCAAGCCCCGGGTGTTCCTGGCCTACGCCGGAGGCCTGGACCGCTACCGGGCGCAGTGCGACGCCGCCGCCCTGGACGGATACCGCGGTTTCACCCTCACCTCACTGGCGGACGTGGGATGGGGTCGTCCCAGGACGGGCCTTCTGCGAAATAGCGGCGGCGCCTCCGGTGGACCCCCGTACCCCCTACGGGATTTTTGA
- a CDS encoding M1 family metallopeptidase: protein MATVLAVAASGAGAAAESGGAKPGAQSIGDRLFPYVGNGGYDVQSYDVGYDYRPGTPKMTASARVDAVAEQALSEFSLDAAGMKIKTVTVNGRSAAFRTQGEKLIVKPERTLSSGKAFRVNIAYVADRSAAPPSPAIPGQERSISGWYDFKKKGKEGFALLGQPDRAHLFFPMNDHPSDKARVTFRITVPKHLTAVANGTLRQTTSKGDRTTYVYGTRDPIPTHVVQAAVGPYTEITGTGPGGLPLRSYVPKDEAKEITPQVAQIGSQLAWLQKRIGSAYPYETYGALVPQGPYGAALETATLSTYGQLHEPGDTPVMVHEMVHQYFGNAVSPKSWDDMWISEGHASYYGFRYQDEKKIEPLKESMERAYEFDQEKRAEAGPPGRLKDPGEVLGATNSAGVVMLYGLNHAMGEATFQKVEKAFFEKFRHKNASTQDYINVVNKVSGKDFTAYINEWIYGKKTPPMPKG from the coding sequence ATGGCGACAGTGCTGGCTGTCGCAGCTTCTGGAGCGGGAGCGGCCGCGGAAAGCGGCGGGGCAAAGCCAGGTGCCCAGAGCATAGGAGACCGGCTGTTCCCTTACGTTGGCAACGGGGGCTACGACGTCCAGTCCTACGACGTGGGATATGACTACCGGCCGGGCACGCCCAAGATGACGGCTTCCGCACGCGTGGACGCCGTGGCCGAACAAGCTCTGTCCGAGTTCAGCCTCGACGCGGCCGGCATGAAAATCAAGACGGTCACGGTCAACGGCAGATCCGCTGCCTTCCGAACTCAGGGTGAGAAGCTCATCGTCAAACCCGAGCGCACCCTGTCCAGTGGCAAAGCGTTCCGCGTCAATATCGCCTACGTCGCCGACCGCTCGGCCGCGCCCCCCTCCCCGGCCATCCCGGGGCAGGAACGTTCCATCTCCGGCTGGTATGACTTCAAGAAGAAGGGAAAGGAAGGCTTCGCCCTGCTCGGCCAGCCCGACCGGGCTCACCTGTTCTTCCCCATGAACGATCACCCAAGCGACAAGGCGCGCGTGACCTTCCGCATCACCGTCCCGAAGCACCTGACAGCCGTGGCCAACGGCACCCTGCGCCAGACCACGTCCAAGGGCGACCGCACCACGTACGTCTACGGCACGCGCGACCCAATCCCCACCCATGTCGTTCAAGCGGCCGTCGGTCCGTACACGGAGATCACCGGGACCGGACCCGGCGGGCTTCCGCTGCGCAGTTACGTACCCAAGGACGAAGCCAAAGAGATCACACCGCAAGTGGCCCAGATTGGCAGTCAGCTTGCGTGGCTCCAAAAGAGGATCGGAAGCGCCTACCCGTACGAGACCTACGGGGCGCTCGTTCCGCAAGGGCCGTACGGGGCAGCCCTGGAGACGGCGACCCTGTCGACCTACGGGCAACTGCACGAGCCAGGCGATACCCCGGTCATGGTCCACGAAATGGTCCACCAATACTTCGGCAACGCTGTCTCGCCCAAGAGCTGGGACGACATGTGGATCAGCGAAGGGCATGCCTCCTACTACGGGTTCCGCTACCAGGATGAGAAGAAGATCGAGCCCCTCAAGGAGAGCATGGAACGTGCCTACGAGTTCGACCAGGAAAAGCGTGCGGAGGCCGGGCCGCCCGGCCGGCTCAAAGATCCCGGCGAGGTCCTCGGTGCCACCAACTCTGCCGGTGTCGTGATGCTTTACGGTCTGAATCACGCCATGGGTGAAGCGACATTCCAGAAGGTCGAGAAGGCATTCTTCGAAAAATTCCGGCACAAGAACGCGAGCACCCAGGACTACATCAATGTCGTGAACAAGGTGAGCGGAAAAGACTTTACCGCTTACATCAATGAATGGATCTACGGCAAGAAGACGCCGCCCATGCCGAAGGGCTGA